Proteins from a genomic interval of Coccinella septempunctata chromosome 2, icCocSept1.1, whole genome shotgun sequence:
- the LOC123308411 gene encoding uncharacterized protein LOC123308411 isoform X1: MVNYCSVYNCKNSSVKNPKLSFFLIPGDTFRQMIWLPKMGRQEWILKRPELLHKKRICSEHFSKKMLSGSRLKKDSFPDLFKEGIGEKGVNVNASTSASTSSMDIENNETVDECREISINPNIYTTPEKKPEETQTSPSLSSATPRKRKLQSVVKNLKRKLVATPEKKSVDISDEDFIRFCRKNFNSTLADFMISQLKLRKRKPHGYRYSVAFKQFALTIYFLGPKVYQFLQKTFFLPHKATLCRITTNWDFSVCLNEHIFQAISLKTRNMDDAAKDCIVCVDEMSIKTHLFYNISLDQIIGFHQSL; encoded by the exons ATGGTGAATTATTGCAGCGTGTATAATTGCAAAAACAGTAGTGTTAAGAATCCTAAActtagtttttttctcataccagGAGACACTTTCAG GCAAATGATTTGGCTTCCAAAAATGGGAAGGCAAGAATGGATTCTGAAAAGACCAGAACTTCTCCACAAAAAAAGAATATGTAGTGagcatttttctaaaaaaatgCTATCTGGAAGTAGATTAAAAAAGGATTCTTTTCCAGATTTATTCAAAGAAGGCATTGGTGAGAAAG gggTGAATGTAAATGCTTCAACTTCTGCTTCAACATCTTCAatggatattgaaaataatgagacCGTAGATGAATGCCGTGAGATTTCTATAAACCCCAACATATATACTACACCAG AAAAGAAACCAGAAGAAACACAAACATCTCCTAGTTTGTCTTCAGCCACTCCGAGGAAAAGAAAGTTACAATCAGTGGTGAAGAATTTGAAACGAAAATTAGTTGCAACTCCAGAGAAGAAATCTGTAGATATAAGTGATGAAGATTTCATCcgattttgtagaaaaaatttcaattcgaccCTGGCAGATTTTATGATCTCCCAATTGAAACTTCGAAAAAGGAAACCTCATGGCTATAGGTATTCAGTCGCTTTTAAACAATTTGCACTAACAATATACTTTTTGGGACCCAAAGTGTAccaatttctacaaaaaacattttttttgccaCACAAGGCAACACTTTGTAGAATAACCACAAATTGGGATTTCTCTGTTTGCTTAAATGAGCACATATTTCAGGCCATTTCATTAAAGACAAGGAATATGGACGATGCAGCAAAGGATTGCATTGTGTGTGTTGACGAGATGTCAATAAAAACCCATTTATTTTACAATATCTCATTGGATCAAATTATTGGATTTCACCAATCCTTGTGA
- the LOC123308411 gene encoding uncharacterized protein LOC123308411 isoform X2 — MVNYCSVYNCKNSSVKNPKLSFFLIPGDTFRQMIWLPKMGRQEWILKRPELLHKKRICNLFKEGIGEKGVNVNASTSASTSSMDIENNETVDECREISINPNIYTTPEKKPEETQTSPSLSSATPRKRKLQSVVKNLKRKLVATPEKKSVDISDEDFIRFCRKNFNSTLADFMISQLKLRKRKPHGYRYSVAFKQFALTIYFLGPKVYQFLQKTFFLPHKATLCRITTNWDFSVCLNEHIFQAISLKTRNMDDAAKDCIVCVDEMSIKTHLFYNISLDQIIGFHQSL; from the exons ATGGTGAATTATTGCAGCGTGTATAATTGCAAAAACAGTAGTGTTAAGAATCCTAAActtagtttttttctcataccagGAGACACTTTCAG GCAAATGATTTGGCTTCCAAAAATGGGAAGGCAAGAATGGATTCTGAAAAGACCAGAACTTCTCCACAAAAAAAGAATATGTA ATTTATTCAAAGAAGGCATTGGTGAGAAAG gggTGAATGTAAATGCTTCAACTTCTGCTTCAACATCTTCAatggatattgaaaataatgagacCGTAGATGAATGCCGTGAGATTTCTATAAACCCCAACATATATACTACACCAG AAAAGAAACCAGAAGAAACACAAACATCTCCTAGTTTGTCTTCAGCCACTCCGAGGAAAAGAAAGTTACAATCAGTGGTGAAGAATTTGAAACGAAAATTAGTTGCAACTCCAGAGAAGAAATCTGTAGATATAAGTGATGAAGATTTCATCcgattttgtagaaaaaatttcaattcgaccCTGGCAGATTTTATGATCTCCCAATTGAAACTTCGAAAAAGGAAACCTCATGGCTATAGGTATTCAGTCGCTTTTAAACAATTTGCACTAACAATATACTTTTTGGGACCCAAAGTGTAccaatttctacaaaaaacattttttttgccaCACAAGGCAACACTTTGTAGAATAACCACAAATTGGGATTTCTCTGTTTGCTTAAATGAGCACATATTTCAGGCCATTTCATTAAAGACAAGGAATATGGACGATGCAGCAAAGGATTGCATTGTGTGTGTTGACGAGATGTCAATAAAAACCCATTTATTTTACAATATCTCATTGGATCAAATTATTGGATTTCACCAATCCTTGTGA
- the LOC123308411 gene encoding uncharacterized protein LOC123308411 isoform X3, with translation MLSGSRLKKDSFPDLFKEGIGEKGVNVNASTSASTSSMDIENNETVDECREISINPNIYTTPEKKPEETQTSPSLSSATPRKRKLQSVVKNLKRKLVATPEKKSVDISDEDFIRFCRKNFNSTLADFMISQLKLRKRKPHGYRYSVAFKQFALTIYFLGPKVYQFLQKTFFLPHKATLCRITTNWDFSVCLNEHIFQAISLKTRNMDDAAKDCIVCVDEMSIKTHLFYNISLDQIIGFHQSL, from the exons atgCTATCTGGAAGTAGATTAAAAAAGGATTCTTTTCCAGATTTATTCAAAGAAGGCATTGGTGAGAAAG gggTGAATGTAAATGCTTCAACTTCTGCTTCAACATCTTCAatggatattgaaaataatgagacCGTAGATGAATGCCGTGAGATTTCTATAAACCCCAACATATATACTACACCAG AAAAGAAACCAGAAGAAACACAAACATCTCCTAGTTTGTCTTCAGCCACTCCGAGGAAAAGAAAGTTACAATCAGTGGTGAAGAATTTGAAACGAAAATTAGTTGCAACTCCAGAGAAGAAATCTGTAGATATAAGTGATGAAGATTTCATCcgattttgtagaaaaaatttcaattcgaccCTGGCAGATTTTATGATCTCCCAATTGAAACTTCGAAAAAGGAAACCTCATGGCTATAGGTATTCAGTCGCTTTTAAACAATTTGCACTAACAATATACTTTTTGGGACCCAAAGTGTAccaatttctacaaaaaacattttttttgccaCACAAGGCAACACTTTGTAGAATAACCACAAATTGGGATTTCTCTGTTTGCTTAAATGAGCACATATTTCAGGCCATTTCATTAAAGACAAGGAATATGGACGATGCAGCAAAGGATTGCATTGTGTGTGTTGACGAGATGTCAATAAAAACCCATTTATTTTACAATATCTCATTGGATCAAATTATTGGATTTCACCAATCCTTGTGA
- the LOC123308411 gene encoding uncharacterized protein LOC123308411 isoform X4 translates to MVNYCSVYNCKNSSVKNPKLSFFLIPGDTFRQMIWLPKMGRQEWILKRPELLHKKRICSEHFSKKMLSGSRLKKDSFPDLFKEGIGEKGVNVNASTSASTSSMDIENNETVDECREISINPNIYTTPEKKPEETQTSPSLSSATPRKRKLQSVVKNLKRKLVATPEKKSVDISDEDFIRFCRKNFNSTLADFMISQLKLRKRKPHGYRPFH, encoded by the exons ATGGTGAATTATTGCAGCGTGTATAATTGCAAAAACAGTAGTGTTAAGAATCCTAAActtagtttttttctcataccagGAGACACTTTCAG GCAAATGATTTGGCTTCCAAAAATGGGAAGGCAAGAATGGATTCTGAAAAGACCAGAACTTCTCCACAAAAAAAGAATATGTAGTGagcatttttctaaaaaaatgCTATCTGGAAGTAGATTAAAAAAGGATTCTTTTCCAGATTTATTCAAAGAAGGCATTGGTGAGAAAG gggTGAATGTAAATGCTTCAACTTCTGCTTCAACATCTTCAatggatattgaaaataatgagacCGTAGATGAATGCCGTGAGATTTCTATAAACCCCAACATATATACTACACCAG AAAAGAAACCAGAAGAAACACAAACATCTCCTAGTTTGTCTTCAGCCACTCCGAGGAAAAGAAAGTTACAATCAGTGGTGAAGAATTTGAAACGAAAATTAGTTGCAACTCCAGAGAAGAAATCTGTAGATATAAGTGATGAAGATTTCATCcgattttgtagaaaaaatttcaattcgaccCTGGCAGATTTTATGATCTCCCAATTGAAACTTCGAAAAAGGAAACCTCATGGCTATAG GCCATTTCATTAA